tctgcctctaccattgtgatcgacgttcccttgtatacagacgtcgaCATGAAAGAtgtgctcagtgcaatttcctgaatactactggtttcgggggataagtatataaggaacattcttgaagagcatgtagtgccatttgccccatacattggtgaaaatttcatttttgtggacgataatgccagaccccatcgtgcgcgcatcgttcatgagtaccttgaagaggttgaagtctctcgaatggaatggccagcaagaagtccagatctcaatccgattgagcgggtttaggacaacctcaatagaaggctgagaagttcagaaaatcatccagctacttttaatgacttaggaatccaactcggacaAATCTGGGAGGGATTAGATccgaacattttaagatcactcattttgagtatgaacagtcgttgccgagctgtaattaacgcaaggggtggaaataccaagtattaaatcacttatcagcatttcagtattttgaaaattgttcatttctcttctttcacataattttcggtgaaatcctgattttttcttccatttaatgtgtcttgtttcgttcaaaaccttcccgagagaacataaaaaataagttataaagtcaatgtagagttaactttcattaaaattgtgattttcagaatgtgcgttaatttttttgcgcagtataTTTGAAGCAGAACAGTTATAGTTATATGGTAATTCAAGTTTTGAAATCGCAAAAAAACCTTGTCGTTTTCTCTGATAATGTTAGTTACAATGTTCTGTGATGCTGCttattaattataataaaatcaatgtcgtaataactaaaatatttgaatgaaGAGTTTACTTTTAttcgttgaaaaataataaaatatttgagagtttcataaaattctgaCAATTCTTGAGGAGAAGTTACGTTCAAGTTACATTACACTTAACATTGAAACTTCAAGGTGGCGTAACTTTTGAACTAATGGTTTACTAATATAACCACTTTTATTGAACTCGGCTCATCAAAATACATAATTGGAACAAAAAAGAGCCACTATAGAATAGACTTAACATTGGAACTTTAAAGTGgcgtaacttttgaaccaattgTTTCCTAACGTTGAAACTCGTCTCGTCAAAATACATAAGATAGGACCCCTCCTGGGGGACTTCCGCTAAAGTATAATCGAGCACTTTATAGTGTATAacttccagtttcataatcaaatttacgaccggtttcataatcaaacctaaagtctcTTTAATTTAAaacttcctttaaccctactaaaaatgacattaaagcaagctttaagcttaaaatgactttaaatttgattatgaaactggacgttataaagtcactttaagctgaAAGCTTCCTTTACTATCATTTTTATAGTAGGGCTgaagaaagctttaaaattaaagggtttttaggtttgattatgaaaccgaccTTTAggttagcataatttttcagaaatcagACTATTAGGAATTAATCCCTAGTGATCACGtatgtacagagtgggcaaaattggtgatacctgaactaaaacttttttacccaacgagaggaaatgaatgtgccattcatgtcgtcttttttcgagaatctaataatgccatcaactgtattcctttatcttcttttgttttcgatttataggccaaaattgaaatttgggcgatttcaactttggtcctCCGTTCCTGtatgtgctaggatgttgaaatgaaaacattatacagacactttttttataacaatccagtggcgtactatgattttttccaacaggtatatttgctgagctataatatgaagttgtgttttttttatggaaacagTCGTTAAAAGGACCTCGAAAGTAGCGCTattttttcccgtttcagaaatatatcatatatcATACATAAcagtacaaatgtcacaactttgaaccgaattcggacgtccatcgcagacttccaatggatatcccgttgggaccatcattagctatctcaacggtacatcCTACCTATTAGAACtttaatgtcctagaacccaatgtcttacactcagacgcagatgatactttctgtgttgttctccatccatacttactagaaagtttttacacttggcccggattcgaactcgcgagtacgtggggacatcgcattactgggtcttcgctgcaaccgtcctagctaccgagactaACGAtatacttgtaggaacatattcattctaTTGTTAACtaatttatggaatagtagtcgattgatgcagaaataccatataataaaaactaaagtcttaaaacttaacatagattattttataatagtaattactcaagtatttagtcttcgttcatcataacgttattcattatataatattcataagatattcatatactacaaagcgggaaaatggagtttagtgaaaaataatattaaattttggtgttcattgatatacatgtatgtattataaggtccatattacggactcctagtgaatatccggtatggacattcaaaagatgtgtCCCTACCGGATGTCCACTAGGTATCCGAGATACGGAGATATAGGGTAACGGCACCGATTGTGGCCATGGTACCAGTTGTGGCCACTCGAAATCATTTTCTGGACTGAAACGTATTCTATTtgatttagccaataaaatttGCCTTCTATTCCCTTCTTGATTATTCCTTGACCAATTGGCGAGCTCGTTTTTCAAAAGAGATGGCGAAATTCGTTGCTTCCTCTGTTTAGTTCTTGAAAAGTCGCTGTACCAGGTGGACGCTTATAAGTGCGATTAAGAAACACATGGTAAGTCTccattgatttttttcagttatACTTTTGCGTTacttgtagaaaatattttatgttattAAATGCATCATATTCTTccctatttcaaataaaaaattgaaaattttccattctaACTAATGATATTGTGCTGGCCACAACTGGGTCACGAAAAAGTCCGATTTGCGACTTGTAGTCACTTGGTGGCCAGAAGTGGAGCGTAAAAACCCAGTTGTGGCCACCAGTTAATAAAGGATAGATTATACTTTTATCTTATTGAACAGATAAAGATGCAACACTCaatttaattttccatttttcaggaACAATGTCATCCAAAAAGTTATTTCAGTACTACAGAGCAGGGGTTGAGCAAGTGTgcttacattttttcaataggAACATTCGTAATTGTTCGTTATGCCAACATTTTGTATCATGCAAAAatatttacgtccagtttcataatcaaatttaaagacactttaagcttgaagcttcctctacgtccagtttcataatcgaatttaacgtcaatttaagcttaaagcttcctttactgtcatttttagtagggttaaaggaagcttcaaaattaaagcgactttaggtttgattgtgaaaccggccgttagtgtcATTTTTGGTAGAGTAAcgcccagtttcataatcaaatttagaGTCACTTCAAGCTTAAAACTTTCttcagtgtcatttttagtagggttgaaggaagctttaaaattgaagggactttaggtttgattatgaaaccggccgttaaagaaagctttaaaattaaagtgactttaagtttgattataaaaccggccTTAAATATCAGTGAACTATTGCTGTGCAATGTCTAGCGAAgtgaaaaaaactggaaaaggtCCGAACCTCCAGACCTTCTGTTATGAGAAAGAAGACttattctcgaaaattaaagaaTCAAAGGCTGCTAACACTCGCCGAGCATGTTTTGTTCAAGAaatgaaacttttcgagaaacattAATATTTTTGCCTTTATTCGATGACTTTTTCATCGGGAAATCATTATTTTATAGTATTTATATCTATATTTCCAtgaatttcgaatatattttttgttatttatgtaaATGTTTGGTCAATTTCGAATGGAGTGAGCATTCAAAGTATGCCAGTTTAACCACACCTGTGACTGGCCACAACTGAAACAATGTGTGGCCACAACTGGTGGAAAACGTGGCCACAACTGGATAAATTGCACTCGCTCTCCTTTTCATTGTTTAATTATTTAATTCGCCGCCACAATATATTTTGCTTGGCAACTCTCTAATCACAATATTCATGAGGagtgttttcaaatttttaattgtAAAGCGATGCTTAAATAAGGGTACGATCATGATTTGAAGTTGGAAAATGTCTTAAAGTGGCCACAACCGGTGCTGTTACCCTATAcatgtaatgtgtatatgtaatttggtccatattacgtccattacggactcctagtgaatatccagtaGGTGTCCGAGATGGatgttatacggaccatgtaatgtgtatatgtaatttggtccatattacgtcccttacggactcctagtgaatatccagtatggacattcaaaagatgtccctaccggatatccactaggtgtccgtgatggataTTATGTTATAATGATAATATAacgtgaaattattagcaataaaacaaaacaaaaattcaactttaacgccccctatctttttccacaccttttattgaggtatatttggtcctatcgccatattttggtccaaacaatctgcccttatcctaggtcccaatagttatgaatcaccctgtatatatattatCAATACATCGAAATACCATAAAGTACTTCAGGATGGacaaccaataactcaaaaataatTTGTCAAATTTGAATCAGTTCAAAGTTATAACCAAAGGGTTATAACCGAGGGAAGTACCTAAAAAGCCATGAAATTGCTAATACATAATACACTATCTAACAGCAAAAGCCTTCATCAATGCAAATTTTTCAAACCACATCTTGAAAGCTGAAGAGATATGAGTGTTGAAGTTCTGAATATATATTCTCATTTCTCTCAAATATCTTAGGGATTGTGGATTGTCCACCCAGTCATAAAATAACATAATCAATTCCTCCTGTGCTATCCTGGactaataaaaaacaaaaatacagAGTATAATAATTTATTCTATTATATTCAGTTATAACACATACAGCACTATCCCATGGAATAGGCAATAAGGTTTGCGATGAGTaaagccaaaaaaaaattcagtggaGGTTTTAATTAAACAATCAAACTGACAAAACTAATTCTGCATGTGTGAATTAGAAAAAATAGCTATTATTACAAGAATATATTCTACATACCCCTGTATATCACCAATAAATTCATTTGAATACACATTTCAGTGGAGAATTCATGCAAAAACAGATAAGTTGCTAAATGATGTTTAAAAAAACCAGTGGTCATATAGAAATATGCCATAGtaacatttttcaacaaatttatttaaatttcaaaCAAGTGTCTTTCAAATTTAGTCAATGTGGGGATTTAGAACAATAAAACAAAGGGAATATCTCTAACTTGATATGATCCAAACTGTAATAACCCATTTGTTGTAAAGATCTACGACAACAAAAAGTTAATTCAGCAAAAAACCCATCTAATCAATAAATATCATATTATTTGGATACATTTTATAAATAAAACCCCAGGTGAGGGAAAAACTGGATTTATACAATGTAAAACAAGAGACAATCGGGGGAACAGTGTCTTGGCAAAATTTTGAAGCACATTATACAGTTTTTCtcaaattattaatattaaatttGAAACTCAATTCTTAGCGctaatcaatgaaactttgttcTACACAGGCTTTGACTCGTTTTTCATATTCCCTTCTGTTTTCTTTGTAGAGTTGTGCAGCCATAGAATTCGCTGGGGAATTGGGGTTAGGGTCACTTAATAAAGACTGAAATAAACAATTTTGCTCAAACACCAATGACCTttgatcataaaaaatttaccgaGTTGTACTCACTTGAATTGAAGTTAGAATAGCAGATACATCATACGTTGGACTCCATCTATTTTGTAAAATGTCTAAACATATACCACCATCTGCATAAACATTTGGGTGAAACATATGACTGACAAACCGAACTGCAGGAGGTTTATTAGGGTATTCTTCTGTGAATTCAATTGTGAGTTTGAAGGTTCCATCTTCAAAGGGAGTGTCATGAGGACCAAAAATAACAGCATTCCATATCATAATATTGTTATCTGTAGGAGCTCCACTGACCCCTGTTGGAGGATCTTCTTGCAGTCTTGAAAAATATAAGTATTTTGAACACAAAGATGAAAGTTGGTATTGAAACAAAGAAAAACAAAGGACGAGGTAATTACACGAATAACCTTAAGGATGACTAGTGATAGTGATGACTACAAACCTCTTGAAATCCCTCATTAAGCGTCGTCTGGCAGGAGTAGACATTTTTAGACAATTTAATTGAAACTAGGTTAAGGAACGAAATATCTTAATTTAATCGTTCGTTGCGGGAACACAAGAATTTGTAGCTATCTTTGAATTTATGCAATGTCTGATAAACACAATAGAACTTGTGCTCTCATGACATACGGAGGAGGATGCAAGGCAACCAGCGAAAAGTCGACCAATAAACAAAAATAGCACTAGGCTCGTATATTCTTTTCACTCATGAATGATGCAGAGGTTATTCTGTTAGGGGAATTTGGCGAGAATTAGGTGATTCGATGATCGTACGTCAATCGTTCTGTCCGTCAGTCAGAGTCATAAAATTAAGTAATTTCTATTTCTTCGAAAGCTTTGGCTACCAACTCTGAAAAGTTAATCTGCAGATCTTCAATAATGACTATTAACTATTACAAAGTTTTTGTCTGATTGTTTATATGTACGGTCAACTGTCAACCAGGGATATATCTCTGCTGTCAACTTGATACCGCAATGACTGAgtattgtttcagttttttcacgATAGAGGACGACATTCTGCTTCTCGCGCGAAAAAGAGGATGCTTCTTCCCATTTGACATGAAGCTCAGGCAGTAGGAATCTTTAAGGTAGATATTCTGTCTCTACCATGGGTAAAGGAAGGGGAGGGACCATATTCCATATTTCCAAAGATATGTGTATATAATATAACGTTGTATATTTCCCTTGTAACAAAAATATGGAGCTCTACCCCCTCCATAAACAAAAGTGTAACATAGTTTCCGCCATATTCGTATGAGGAAATTGTGGCGGGAATTTggtttatttgaatttcttcaattcgAAGTGTTTCCTCGGTTCAGTTTTAATGATAATCGAATTCAGAAATAATG
The window above is part of the Coccinella septempunctata chromosome 8, icCocSept1.1, whole genome shotgun sequence genome. Proteins encoded here:
- the LOC123319173 gene encoding ubiquitin-conjugating enzyme E2-17 kDa, encoding MSTPARRRLMRDFKRLQEDPPTGVSGAPTDNNIMIWNAVIFGPHDTPFEDGTFKLTIEFTEEYPNKPPAVRFVSHMFHPNVYADGGICLDILQNRWSPTYDVSAILTSIQSLLSDPNPNSPANSMAAQLYKENRREYEKRVKACVEQSFID